One segment of Arvicanthis niloticus isolate mArvNil1 chromosome 5, mArvNil1.pat.X, whole genome shotgun sequence DNA contains the following:
- the Cep104 gene encoding centrosomal protein of 104 kDa isoform X2, which produces MPHKIGFVVVSSSGHEDGFSARELMIHAPTVSGWRSPKFCQFPQEIVLQMVERCRVRKLQLLAHQYMISSKVEFYISESLPEYLVPYQAERFRRLGYVSLCDNEKTGCKARELKSVYVDAVGQFLKLIFHQNHANKYNIYNQVALVAINIIGDPADLGDESNITSREKLIDHYLGHSPHNPEDPALDGTFAGRSDYISPLDDLAFDMYQDPEVAQIIRRLDERKREAVKKERYDHAKKLKQAIADLQKVGERLGRYEVEKRCAVEKEDYDLAKEKKQQMARYRAQVYEQLELHGLLQGEPEIQRPFALPLQPLASPSSPQHWKAVSSLPRTEELVAEDTFAGPVLQEKPLASSPQHSAVDQSPPAAGPGPRNHMEVLPYDERPLPVTRKQLGEASAEPEVREADSDVRRRGVSGDPEPLTEKALREASSAIDTLGEALVAGAYSKTWSCREDALLALYKKLMEMPVGTQKEDLKNMLRASVFLIRRAIKDIVTSVFQASLKLLKMIITQYIPKHKLSKLDTTHCVERAVPLLLARTGDSSARLRVMALNFIQEMALFKEVKSLQLIPSYLVQPLKANASVHLAMSQVDLLSRLLRDLGTESSGFTVDNVMKFAVSALEHRVYEVRETAVRIILDMYRQHPALTLEHLPPDDSTTRRNLLYKAIFEGFAKIDGRPTEAEARAQKRVATKEAEKQTKEELRALQGQSAEPREAQAGVQEKENEALKIKNQDSQGRKAAPPDTPEIPDNHYLDNLCIFCGERNESFTEEGLDLHYWKHCLMLTRCDHCRQVVEISSLTEHLLTECDKRDGFGKCPRCSEAIPKEELPGHIKTKECNPAKSEKVANRCPLCHENFAPGEEAWKVHLMGPAGCTMNLRKTHVLYKATAPQQGKGPAASKSSTSAPKVGSKIPTPKGGLSKSSSRTYTRR; this is translated from the exons ATGCCCCACAAGATTGGATTTGTAGTGGTCAGCTCCTCTGGACATGAAGATGGCTTCAGTGCCCGGGAACTAATGATCCACGCACCGACTGTCAGTGGGTGGAGGTCACCCAA ATTCTGCCAGTTCCCACAAGAGATCGTTCTCCAGATGGTAGAGAGATGTCGAGTAAGGAAGCTGCAGTTACTTGCTCACCAGTACATGATCTCCAGTAAAGTTGAGTTCTACATCAGTGAAAGCTTGCCTGAGTACTTGGTGCCATACCAAGCAGAGCGGTTCCGCAGACTGGG ctatgtctctctctgtgataATGAAAAGACAGGCTGTAAAGCCCGGGAACTCAAGTCTGTTTATGTGGACGCTGTGGGGCAGTTCCTTAAACTGATTTTTCACCAAAACCATGCCAACAAGTACAACATATATAATCAG GTGGCTTTGGTTGCAATAAATATCATTGGAGACCCTGCAGATTTGGGTGATGAGAGCAATATT ACCTCTAGGGAGAAGCTGATTGACCACTACCTGGGCCACAGTCCCCACAATCCTGAGGACCCTGCTCTAGATGGAACTTTTGCTGG GAGATCTGACTACATCTCTCCACTTGATGATTTGGCGTTTGACATGTACCAAGACCCTGAAGTTGCCCAGATCATCCGCAGGCTGGATGAAAGGAAACGGGAAGCTGTCAAGAAGGAGCGCTATGACCACGCAAAGAAACTGAAGCAAGCGATCGCTGACTTGCAGAAG GTCGGCGAGCGCCTCGGACGCTATGAGGTGGAGAAGCGCTGTGCAGTGGAGAAGGAAGACTACGACCTGGCCaaggagaagaagcagcagaTGGCTCGCTACCGTGCCCAGGTGTATGAGCAGCTGGAACTGCACGGCCTTCTGCAGGGCGAGCCAGAG ATACAGAGGCCGTTCGCTTTACCCCTCCAGCCCCTTGCATCTCCCAGCAGTCCTCAGCACTGGAAGGCAGTGTCCTCACTCCCTCGCACAGAAGAGCTGGTAGCTGAAGACACATTTGCTGGCCCCGTCCTCCAGGAGAAGCCCTTGGCATCTTCTCCTCAGCACTCAGCAGTAGATCAGTCCCCACCTGCTGCAGGCCCTGGCCCTAGGAACCAT ATGGAAGTCTTGCCCTATGATGAACGGCCTCTTCCTGTTACTCGAAAGCAGTTGGGGGAAGCATCCGCAGAGCCAGAAGTGAGAGAGGCAGACAGTGATGTCCGGAGACGGGGTGTCTCAGGGGACCCAGAGCCCTTgacagagaaggccttgagagaAGCCAGCTCTGCCATCGACACCTTAGGAGAAGCCTTG GTGGCAGGGGCCTATTCTAAGACGTGGTCCTGCCGAGAAGACGCGCTGCTGGCATTGTACAAGAAGCTGATGGAGATGCCTGTTGGAACCCAGAAAGAAGATTTGAAAAACATGCTCCGAGCGTCTGTCTTTCTCATCAGAAGAGCCATAAAGGACATTGTGACCTCA GTCTTTCAGGCTTCATTGAAATTGCTGAAAATGATAATTACACAGTATATTCCCAAGCACAAGCTGAGCAAACTTGACACGACGCACTGTGTGGAGAGAGCTGTCCCCCTTCTACTCGCTAGAACCGGAGACTCCTCTGCCCGCCTCCGTGTCATGGCCTTGAATTTCATCCAG GAAATGGCCTTGTTTAAGGAGGTGAAGTCTCTCCAGCTCATTCCGTCTTACTTGGTGCAGCCACTGAAGGCCAATGCTTCTGTTCATCTGGCAATGAGCCAGGTGGACCTCCTGTCCCGGCTGCTCAGAGACCTGGGTACTGAGAGCTCAGGCTTCACCGTGGACAATGTGATGAAG TTTGCAGTGAGCGCCCTGGAGCACAGGGTGTACGAGGTACGAGAGACAGCAGTCAGAATCATCCTGGACATGTACAGACAGCACCCAGCCCTCACCCTGGAGCACCTTCCTCCAGACGACAGCACCACACGCAGGAACCTTCTCTACAAAGCCATTTTTGAGGGGTTTGCTAAGATAGACGGCAGGCCAACCGAGGCTGAGGCAAGG gCCCAGAAAAGAGTAGCCacaaaagaagcagaaaagcaaACGAAAGAAGAGCTGAGGGCTCTGCAGGGCCAGTCAGCAGAGCCGAGAGAGGCCCAGGCTGGAGTCCAG GAGAAGGAGAACGAGGCGTTGAAGATCAAGAATCAAG ATTCTCAAGGAAGAAAAGCTGCCCCACCTGACACTCCAGAAATCCCAGACAACCACTATTTGGATAA TCTGTGTATCTTTTGTGGGGAGAGGAACGAATCCTTCACAGAAGAGGGCCTGGACCTCCACTACTGGAAACACTGCCTCATGCTGACCAGATGCGACCACTGCAGGCAG GTGGTTGAGATTTCTAGCCTGACAGAACACCTGCTGACAGAGTGTGACAAAAGGGATGGATTTGGGAAGTGCCCCCGCTGCAGCGAGGCCATCCCCAAGGAGGAGCTTCCTGGGCACATCAAAACTAAGGAGTGCAACC CTGCCAAATCGGAGAAGGTGGCAAACCGCTGTCCCCTGTGTCATGAGAACTTTGCTCCTGGAGAAGAG GCATGGAAGGTTCATCTGATGGGCCCTGCTGGCTGCACAATGAACCTGCGCAAAACACATGTTCTCTATAAGGCTACAGCCCCACAGCAAG GGAAAGGCCCAGCAGCATCAAAGTCAAGCACCTCAGCACCCAAGGTTGGAAGCAAGATCCCCACCCCAAAGGGAGGCCTTAGTAAGAGCTCCAGCAGGACCTACACGAGACGGTGA
- the Cep104 gene encoding centrosomal protein of 104 kDa isoform X1: MPHKIGFVVVSSSGHEDGFSARELMIHAPTVSGWRSPKFCQFPQEIVLQMVERCRVRKLQLLAHQYMISSKVEFYISESLPEYLVPYQAERFRRLGYVSLCDNEKTGCKARELKSVYVDAVGQFLKLIFHQNHANKYNIYNQVALVAINIIGDPADLGDESNITSREKLIDHYLGHSPHNPEDPALDGTFAGRSDYISPLDDLAFDMYQDPEVAQIIRRLDERKREAVKKERYDHAKKLKQAIADLQKVGERLGRYEVEKRCAVEKEDYDLAKEKKQQMARYRAQVYEQLELHGLLQGEPEIQRPFALPLQPLASPSSPQHWKAVSSLPRTEELVAEDTFAGPVLQEKPLASSPQHSAVDQSPPAAGPGPRNHMEVLPYDERPLPVTRKQLGEASAEPEVREADSDVRRRGVSGDPEPLTEKALREASSAIDTLGEALACCSPQVAGAYSKTWSCREDALLALYKKLMEMPVGTQKEDLKNMLRASVFLIRRAIKDIVTSVFQASLKLLKMIITQYIPKHKLSKLDTTHCVERAVPLLLARTGDSSARLRVMALNFIQEMALFKEVKSLQLIPSYLVQPLKANASVHLAMSQVDLLSRLLRDLGTESSGFTVDNVMKFAVSALEHRVYEVRETAVRIILDMYRQHPALTLEHLPPDDSTTRRNLLYKAIFEGFAKIDGRPTEAEARAQKRVATKEAEKQTKEELRALQGQSAEPREAQAGVQEKENEALKIKNQDSQGRKAAPPDTPEIPDNHYLDNLCIFCGERNESFTEEGLDLHYWKHCLMLTRCDHCRQVVEISSLTEHLLTECDKRDGFGKCPRCSEAIPKEELPGHIKTKECNPAKSEKVANRCPLCHENFAPGEEAWKVHLMGPAGCTMNLRKTHVLYKATAPQQGKGPAASKSSTSAPKVGSKIPTPKGGLSKSSSRTYTRR; encoded by the exons ATGCCCCACAAGATTGGATTTGTAGTGGTCAGCTCCTCTGGACATGAAGATGGCTTCAGTGCCCGGGAACTAATGATCCACGCACCGACTGTCAGTGGGTGGAGGTCACCCAA ATTCTGCCAGTTCCCACAAGAGATCGTTCTCCAGATGGTAGAGAGATGTCGAGTAAGGAAGCTGCAGTTACTTGCTCACCAGTACATGATCTCCAGTAAAGTTGAGTTCTACATCAGTGAAAGCTTGCCTGAGTACTTGGTGCCATACCAAGCAGAGCGGTTCCGCAGACTGGG ctatgtctctctctgtgataATGAAAAGACAGGCTGTAAAGCCCGGGAACTCAAGTCTGTTTATGTGGACGCTGTGGGGCAGTTCCTTAAACTGATTTTTCACCAAAACCATGCCAACAAGTACAACATATATAATCAG GTGGCTTTGGTTGCAATAAATATCATTGGAGACCCTGCAGATTTGGGTGATGAGAGCAATATT ACCTCTAGGGAGAAGCTGATTGACCACTACCTGGGCCACAGTCCCCACAATCCTGAGGACCCTGCTCTAGATGGAACTTTTGCTGG GAGATCTGACTACATCTCTCCACTTGATGATTTGGCGTTTGACATGTACCAAGACCCTGAAGTTGCCCAGATCATCCGCAGGCTGGATGAAAGGAAACGGGAAGCTGTCAAGAAGGAGCGCTATGACCACGCAAAGAAACTGAAGCAAGCGATCGCTGACTTGCAGAAG GTCGGCGAGCGCCTCGGACGCTATGAGGTGGAGAAGCGCTGTGCAGTGGAGAAGGAAGACTACGACCTGGCCaaggagaagaagcagcagaTGGCTCGCTACCGTGCCCAGGTGTATGAGCAGCTGGAACTGCACGGCCTTCTGCAGGGCGAGCCAGAG ATACAGAGGCCGTTCGCTTTACCCCTCCAGCCCCTTGCATCTCCCAGCAGTCCTCAGCACTGGAAGGCAGTGTCCTCACTCCCTCGCACAGAAGAGCTGGTAGCTGAAGACACATTTGCTGGCCCCGTCCTCCAGGAGAAGCCCTTGGCATCTTCTCCTCAGCACTCAGCAGTAGATCAGTCCCCACCTGCTGCAGGCCCTGGCCCTAGGAACCAT ATGGAAGTCTTGCCCTATGATGAACGGCCTCTTCCTGTTACTCGAAAGCAGTTGGGGGAAGCATCCGCAGAGCCAGAAGTGAGAGAGGCAGACAGTGATGTCCGGAGACGGGGTGTCTCAGGGGACCCAGAGCCCTTgacagagaaggccttgagagaAGCCAGCTCTGCCATCGACACCTTAGGAGAAGCCTTG GCCTGCTGCTCCCCGCAGGTGGCAGGGGCCTATTCTAAGACGTGGTCCTGCCGAGAAGACGCGCTGCTGGCATTGTACAAGAAGCTGATGGAGATGCCTGTTGGAACCCAGAAAGAAGATTTGAAAAACATGCTCCGAGCGTCTGTCTTTCTCATCAGAAGAGCCATAAAGGACATTGTGACCTCA GTCTTTCAGGCTTCATTGAAATTGCTGAAAATGATAATTACACAGTATATTCCCAAGCACAAGCTGAGCAAACTTGACACGACGCACTGTGTGGAGAGAGCTGTCCCCCTTCTACTCGCTAGAACCGGAGACTCCTCTGCCCGCCTCCGTGTCATGGCCTTGAATTTCATCCAG GAAATGGCCTTGTTTAAGGAGGTGAAGTCTCTCCAGCTCATTCCGTCTTACTTGGTGCAGCCACTGAAGGCCAATGCTTCTGTTCATCTGGCAATGAGCCAGGTGGACCTCCTGTCCCGGCTGCTCAGAGACCTGGGTACTGAGAGCTCAGGCTTCACCGTGGACAATGTGATGAAG TTTGCAGTGAGCGCCCTGGAGCACAGGGTGTACGAGGTACGAGAGACAGCAGTCAGAATCATCCTGGACATGTACAGACAGCACCCAGCCCTCACCCTGGAGCACCTTCCTCCAGACGACAGCACCACACGCAGGAACCTTCTCTACAAAGCCATTTTTGAGGGGTTTGCTAAGATAGACGGCAGGCCAACCGAGGCTGAGGCAAGG gCCCAGAAAAGAGTAGCCacaaaagaagcagaaaagcaaACGAAAGAAGAGCTGAGGGCTCTGCAGGGCCAGTCAGCAGAGCCGAGAGAGGCCCAGGCTGGAGTCCAG GAGAAGGAGAACGAGGCGTTGAAGATCAAGAATCAAG ATTCTCAAGGAAGAAAAGCTGCCCCACCTGACACTCCAGAAATCCCAGACAACCACTATTTGGATAA TCTGTGTATCTTTTGTGGGGAGAGGAACGAATCCTTCACAGAAGAGGGCCTGGACCTCCACTACTGGAAACACTGCCTCATGCTGACCAGATGCGACCACTGCAGGCAG GTGGTTGAGATTTCTAGCCTGACAGAACACCTGCTGACAGAGTGTGACAAAAGGGATGGATTTGGGAAGTGCCCCCGCTGCAGCGAGGCCATCCCCAAGGAGGAGCTTCCTGGGCACATCAAAACTAAGGAGTGCAACC CTGCCAAATCGGAGAAGGTGGCAAACCGCTGTCCCCTGTGTCATGAGAACTTTGCTCCTGGAGAAGAG GCATGGAAGGTTCATCTGATGGGCCCTGCTGGCTGCACAATGAACCTGCGCAAAACACATGTTCTCTATAAGGCTACAGCCCCACAGCAAG GGAAAGGCCCAGCAGCATCAAAGTCAAGCACCTCAGCACCCAAGGTTGGAAGCAAGATCCCCACCCCAAAGGGAGGCCTTAGTAAGAGCTCCAGCAGGACCTACACGAGACGGTGA